Proteins encoded together in one Diceros bicornis minor isolate mBicDic1 chromosome 18, mDicBic1.mat.cur, whole genome shotgun sequence window:
- the SOX9 gene encoding transcription factor SOX-9 — translation MNLLDPFMKMTDEQEKGLSGAPSPTMSEDSAGSPCPSGSGSDTENTRPQENTFPKGEPDLKKESEEDKFPVCIREAVSQVLKGYDWTLVPMPVRVNGSSKNKPHVKRPMNAFMVWAQAARRKLADQYPHLHNAELSKTLGKLWRLLNESEKRPFVEEAERLRVQHKKDHPDYKYQPRRRKSVKNGQAEAEEATEQTHISPNAIFKALQADSPHSSSGMSEVHSPGEHSGQSQGPPTPPTTPKTDVQPGKADLKREGRPLPEGGRQPPIDFRDVDIGELSSDVISNIETFDVNEFDQYLPPNGHPGVPATHGQVTYTGSYGISSTAATPAGAGHVWMSKQQAPPPPPQQPAQAPQAPQAPPQQQQAPQPQQPAPPQQQQAHTLTTLSSEPGQSQRTHIKTEQLSPSHYSEQQQHSPQQIAYSPFNLPHYSPSYPPITRSQYDYTDHQNSGSYYSHAAGQGSGLYSTFTYMNPAQRPMYTPIADTSGVPSIPQTHSPQHWEQPVYTQLTRP, via the exons ATGAATCTCCTGGACCCCTTCATGAAGATGACCGACGAGCAGGAGAAGGGCCTGTCCggcgcccccagccccaccatgtccGAGGACTCGGCGGGCTCGCCCTGCCCTTCGGGCTCCGGCTCCGACACGGAGAACACGCGGCCCCAGGAGAACACGTTCCCTAAGGGCGAGCCGGACCTGAAGAAGGAGAGCGAGGAGGACAAGTTCCCCGTGTGCATCCGCGAGGCCGTCAGCCAGGTGCTCAAGGGCTACGACTGGACGCTGGTACCCATGCCGGTGCGCGTCAACGGCTCGAGCAAGAACAAGCCTCACGTCAAGCGGCCCATGAACGCCTTCATGGTGTGGGCGCAGGCGGCGCGCAGGAAGCTCGCCGACCAGTACCCGCACCTGCACAACGCCGAGCTCAGCAAGACTCTGGGCAAGCTCTGGAG atTGCTGAACGAGAGCGAGAAGCGTCCGTTCGTGGAGGAGGCGGAGCGGCTGCGCGTGCAGCACAAGAAAGACCACCCGGATTATAAGTACCAGCCGCGGCGGAGGAAGTCGGTGAAGAACGGCCAGGCGGAGGCCGAGGAGGCCACGGAGCAGACGCATATCTCCCCCAACGCCATCTTCAAGGCGCTGCAGGCCGACTCGCCGCACTCCTCCTCCGGCATGAGCGAGGTGCACTCCCCCGGCGAGCACTCGG GGCAATCCCAGGGCCCACCGAcgccacccaccacccccaaaacCGACGTGCAGCCCGGCAAGGCTGACCTGAAGCGAGAGGGGCGCCCCCTGCCAGAGGGAGGCAGACAGCCCCCCATCGACTTCCGCGATGTGGACATCGGCGAGCTGAGCAGCGACGTCATCTCCAACATCGAGACCTTCGACGTCAACGAGTTTGACCAGTACCTGCCGCCCAATGGCCACCCGGGGGTGCCGGCCACGCATGGCCAGGTCACCTACACGGGCAGCTACGGCATCAGCAGCACGGCGGCGACCCCCGCGGGCGCGGGCCACGTGTGGATGTCCAAGCAGcaggcgccgccgccgcccccgcagCAGCCCGCGCAGGCCCCACAGGCCCCGCAGGCGCCCCCGCAGCAGCAGCAGGCGCCGCAGCCCCAGCAGCCGGCGCCCCCGCAGCAGCAGCAGGCGCACACGCTGACCACGCTGAGCAGCGAGCCGGGGCAGTCCCAGCGAACGCACATCAAGACGGAGCAGCTGAGTCCCAGCCACTACAGCGAGCAGCAGCAGCACTCGCCGCAGCAGATCGCCTACAGCCCCTTCAACCTCCCGCACTACAGCCCCTCCTACCCGCCCATCACCCGCTCGCAGTACGACTACACAGACCACCAGAACTCCGGCTCCTACTACAGCCACGCGGCGGGCCAGGGCTCCGGCCTCTACTCCACGTTCACCTACATGAACCCCGCGCAGCGGCCCATGTACACCCCCATCGCCGACACCTCCGGGGTCCCTTCCATCCCGCAGACCCACAGCCCCCAGCACTGGGAACAGCCCGTCTACACACAGCTCACCAGACCTTGA